One Loxodonta africana isolate mLoxAfr1 chromosome 15, mLoxAfr1.hap2, whole genome shotgun sequence genomic window carries:
- the TLX2 gene encoding T-cell leukemia homeobox protein 2 has product MEPAVLAPHSLPHHEPISFGIDQILSGPEPPGGSLGPGRGGPGHGENAAFSGGFHGASGYGPAGSLAPLPGSSGVGPGGVIRVPAHRPLPVQPPAASAPAVPGPSGLGGAGGLAGLTFPWMDSGRRFAKDRLTAALSPFSGTRRIGHPYQNRTPPKRKKPRTSFSRSQVLELERRFLRQKYLASAERAALAKALRMTDAQVKTWFQNRRTKWRRQTAEEREAERHRAGRLLLHLQQDALPRPLRPPLPPDPLCLHNSSLFALQNLQPWAEDNKVASVSGLASVV; this is encoded by the exons ATGGAGCCGGCGGTGCTGGCCCCGCACAGCCTCCCGCACCACGAGCCAATCAGCTTCGGCATTGATCAAATCCTGAGCGGCCCCGAGCCCCCGGGGGGCAGCCTAGGCCCCGGCCGCGGGGGCCCGGGTCATGGGGAGAATGCGGCGTTCTCGGGTGGATTCCACGGAGCCTCAGGTTACGGCCCCGCGGGCTCGCTGGCCCCACTGCCCGGCAGCTCCGGCGTGGGCCCGGGCGGCGTGATCCGAGTCCCGGCGCACCGCCCGCTGCCCGTGCAGCCGCCCGCAGCAAGTGCGCCTGCGGTGCCTGGGCCCTCGGGTTTGGGCGGCGCCGGGGGCCTAGCCGGACTCACCTTCCCCTGGATGGACAGCGGCCGCCGCTTCGCCAAGGACCGGCTTACGG CCGCGCTCTCGCCCTTCTCCGGGACGCGCCGCATAGGCCACCCCTACCAAAACCGGACGCCCCCGAAACGGAAGAAGCCGCGTACGTCCTTCTCACGCTCGCAGGTGCTGGAGCTGGAGCGGCGCTTCCTGCGCCAGAAGTACCTGGCCTCCGCCGAAAGGGCGGCGCTGGCCAAGGCCCTGCGCATGACAGACGCACAGGTCAAGACCTGGTTCCAGAACCGGCGCACCAAGTGGCG GCGCCAGACGGCGGAGGAGCGCGAGGCCGAGCGGCACCGCGCGGGCCGCCTGCTCCTGCACCTGCAGCAGGACGCGCTGCCGCGGCCCCTGCGGCCGCCCCTGCCCCCGGACCCGCTCTGTCTGCACAACTCGTCGCTTTTCGCGCTTCAGAACCTGCAGCCCTGGGCCGAGGACAACAAGGTGGCCTCCGTGTCGGGGCTCGCCTCGGTGGTGTGA